The Lolium perenne isolate Kyuss_39 chromosome 6, Kyuss_2.0, whole genome shotgun sequence genome segment gtgtgtggtacctgggatgggaagcaaggccccgggagcggatttccaatccgacccatgtgagatggttttttttattttcggcgTGCCAAAatggttttttttgtgaagcagctacatggggcgcattttagtattgcgcgagacctccgcgtagtggtaggacaccgccttcgtaccacatatcacatgccatatgtgtacGCTAGCTATTTGGGAATCTCTGCGGCTtcttgcggtgtcccgccgaatccgctggaaactgaccggatttgaaataggggtacactttccggcgctcaataaattccgcgaaaaatgtttttaggtctatagcacatcactttatgtgctaatttttttccgtttagcgtgtttgcgaacagtgcaccagcgcgttcggtacggccatttcgcatctcccgAGGGGGCCATTTTGGCTAGATGGCAAACTGaacgtcatatttggattcctctaatttttaggttcaaatgatgatatggatgttatatttagattcctctcatttttctgatcgatttagacatattatttgtggaaaTTCAATTtttcgatttaaagatattaattattccatattaaatagaaaaaaataaaaaaataaaatcatttttttGTTATTTTAATTCCATATTATTAATCATtgttacttatatattcattattgtttacttaagtaattgtttggaattcaaaaataaagagtTGTGACATCACGGTCCAAGAGTTAATAGAGTTGATAGGCTATTATTATGAGTAAGGTGTCAATTCTTTAagggaagctcatccgaatggaacAAAGAAGCTAATCGTGCTGAGGTTGGAGTAgtatgaggatgggtgaccgactgggaagtttaaccatgattgtaatttaACTTGAGATTAAgtgtacttagagttaaaagtgtatgatgaaagataaataagtaaaaaaaagaaaaaaacggtgtaaaaaaattaaaatttttaaatttttaaaactctatgccgagggctgccgtcggcatatagaaataatatttttttccaaattgtttttttaaattttttttggaaaaaagaaaattcgAATTTTTAAAATTTGTATGCCGACGGTTTTACCGTGCCGAGGGACCTAAACACCGACgccatacgccgagggctgccgtcggcgtagcctacgtcgagggcagctggccgtcggcgtatgcgtCCATTCCTGTAGAGCTGCCGCTTTCACCGTCGCGAGCCTGTGATAGTTGCCCATGAAGTACCGCTCGCCccacacctcgccgccgtcgaacgTGCTCACGTCGTCCACCACCATGTTCTGGCCGATGTCCAGGTCCCGGAAGTTCACGTACGCCTCCCTTGGGTTTGTGCTCAGGTGCTGCCCCATGAAGCCGTACAAGTCGTCCAGCCAGTCGGACTTGACCTTGAAGGAGAAGCTCATGCTGCCGGTCCTGTTCAGGAGCACCTCCTCCGACGTGCCAATCGATGTTGGCCAAGGGTGAAGGACAAGGCCACAGACTCGAGCCAGGTCATGGACCGGCAGTCGGCGGTCGTCATGCCGAGCTccgggaaccggcggcccatcgtGGCCACGAGCGAGCTGCACGTGCCGAGGTACACGGCCAGGAACACGGCTTCCAGCCGAAAAAAGTCCACTTTTAGTCCTTAAATTCTAGTGGAAGTTCATTTTTGTCCTAGAACTTTTGTTGGGTTCAAAATGGCCCTTATACTGTAAGAATAGTTCAATTTTAGTCCTTATCCTGGTGAGCTAGGCAATTATCTGCCACGGGTGCAGAAAACTCAAGGCAACGCAGCATGGGCACATAGGCGGGCGCACCGTTTTCAGCTTCTGTGACGCATatgccatgcgccacagaaatcacACGCGGTAGAtatttatttttgtggcgcatgtgggtgcgccacagaatttatgtTGCCCCATGCGCCACAAAAAGGAAGAAGATTCTATGGTCATAGAAATATTTTTGTGGAGCACACACTTGTAGGTGCGCCACATAATACATTCCTACCTATAATGATTATACTAGTAGTGTCGGGGACACAAGGGTTTCAATGTTTTCATTATGATCCCAACTAGCTTGCGCTTGGTCTAGTTCAATACAATTCGGTTGGCTGATTGTTTCTTCTTTCCATGTGAGCGATTTTCGTAATTAAACCAAAAAAGGATGAAAAGTGAACTATTCCGAGAGTTCAAGGCCCGTTCTAAACTAAAGATAAATTTAGGACGAAATGTGAACTTCCTCAAAAGTTTAAGGACGAGAAGTGGACTTTTTTCTTCTCATAATACTAGGGCTAGTGCATTTTCGTCATAGTTTCTCTTGAAATCTGCAGAGCGACTCGCAAAAAAGCTTCTAACAAGTTCAAACCAAGCCAAATCACTTCTGTAGAAAAGATTTCGTAAAATTATCACTACAAACCCTTTAAAAAGTCGAGTTCAAAAAAACCCTTTGAAAAGTTCAGTTTCTATGAAAAAGGCCCCAATGGATAACCTTCTTTTGCCCCGGCCGCATGCCACGCTGCGCTGCTCGTCGCCGTCCCTCACTCTGACCACAGCACAAAGCCCCGAAACCTCCATTGCCGCCGCGCTCTCGTCTGGAGCTGCTGCAAGGTATCATCGTCGCCCAGCCTGCCTTGCAACCAGACTTCTTCTCCTTTCCCTCCTCCCTCATTCCTAGCCATCCTCCATGCTCTTGTGATTTTCTTGTCCAGGGCCCTTCACCGACCTGTATccacgccgccgccggccgccatgctcccGCTCGCCACAATGTCCGCGCCGAGTTCTCTTCTCCTGCGGCCCGCCGCGCACCAGAGGATGGGGGGAGATCGAGGTTGGTGCCGCTCGTCACATCCGTCGCGTCGCCTCTATATCTTATCCAAGAACTGTGCCGCCGTTCGATTTTTTGTTCTCCTGAGCAAATGACATAGTTTGGGAAAAGAAATTGCTGCAATTTTCTGACTTAATACTTGCATGCGCACTGAGTTAAATCGTAGCCGTTCAGTGTTTGAGCACCCTCCTGCAGTCCTGCTCGTATTAAGAATCAGGAAGCATCACTTCGACATAGCAAAGTGAACAATTTTCAGTTGGAGCAAAGAGTTCCTTGCCCCTCGAAATGTTTGATGAAGGAGAAGCACTTCTAGTTACATCTTTAGTGCACTACCTTGCATTGCATATAGGCTTTGGTAACGACTAAATCTTGTGCCAATGGAATGTGGCGCTTCGACAGTGGGTTAAGTTTGCGCCAACCGGTGTTTTCGCTGAAACCCCACGCGCGAAAGAAGATGTCATGTCTGAATGTAATTTAATACTAGGAGATGGTGCTTACTGCTAAGTATGGTACAGCTTTTGTTTACCAAGCTCACACACAACTTATAATATTTGGTGCAGGACAGAGCTGGGGGTTGCTGTCTATCTCGGGTTCGCAGTCTCGGAGGAATAAACTCAACAACATCATCTCTGCCAAAGCTGTAAGatgtgctttattttattttattttattttgtgtggtgCTGTGACATGCTCGCTTGTCTTCTTATCTCGCCGTTGTAAATTTTAGGTGGAAAATGCTTTAAAAAATAATTCAATATGGTATTTGACATACAGAAGAATGAAATGAAATAAGTTCCTGTcatgaaaaaaaaaaggaaaacaatcCAATGTTTTTGACTTAAAAATGGAAGAATACTGATAGGTAACAAATTTAAGGCCTTTACATTTGGTGGAAGCCACGATTTCTGTACTTGCAAAATAATTCGTCATAACATTGTGTAGCTGGCAGGATATTAAGCCTTGCAAACAGAAGTGATCAGTTTCCTCTTATTACTTAGATTATGTGAATGCTATCCATTTCAATTTTTTCATGCATACTATTCCTGCTAGCTAGACAGAAGGAATGCAAAAAAGAAAGGAAGTTTGTAACCTGGTCAATTTTAAGCTTCAAAATTAACTTGAGGTAGCTTATAAAATCCATACAAAACCCATTTCTGTTGCTAAATAAAGGTGTTTCGTTTATCTGAAGTTCTACAATCACCTGCTGGTGTATGTAGAATATGTACCAAAGTGATGCTGTATAGTTCCAGGGATATCCTTTTACCATTGTTCATAAATCTGAAATGTTAAACATTCCTGCATCTTGTAAATTAGAACAAcaggataaacttgataaattcaTTTGATTCTGCGCTCTGACCAGCAATTCCGGAAAGCATGTCACGAAAACCTGAATCTTTCTTCTTGTGCAGAACATAACATGCTGTGCTAACCAGACACAAACCGCCACCCGCAAATCATTCTCTGGACCCACCTCTCCACCATCGGGTTCAGTTAAAGGTAATGGAAGGCATCTGCATTTTGCTGTTCAGTTAAGGTGCACTGCAGAGCTGTGCTTCCAGTGAAATTTGTCACTCACTTCTTCGCTTTATCGCAGAGAAGGTGAAGCCCAGGCTCGATGATGGTGGCGTCGGGTTCCCACCGTTCCGgtttggtggtggaggaggtggtggtggtggcggtggcagcaGTTCCTCCGGCGGATTCATCCTCTTCGTGATCGTTTTGCTTCTGGACTACCTGAGGGAGTTCGAGAGGAACTTGCAGAGTGGGCCGCGCAGGGGCAGCGACTACGACAATGGGCTCGCACCACAGTAGCTAGCTGCTTTTCTGTACTAGCTTGTTTCACAGACGGTCCGGTGATGTGTTACCTTGCTGAGCAGTGTTATCAGACTAGAATTACTGGCGAGAGAATGAACTGAGAAGTAGCAACCGTAGCTGTTGGACGGGATGTGGAGGGCTTGAGATTGCACACCAGAAGCAAGTGGCACTAATGTTTCCGCTTCAGGGCCTTTTTGGTTCATAGGAAAATCTGAGTGTAGGAGTAGGAAAAAAATTTATATGACGGTATCCATTCGTCTGCTTCAAATGTTATGATCAAAGGAAAGTGCAATACATTTTCTTTGATCTcgtttcaaaataaaaaaaacacaaATATACTATATCATTTCACCAAAAACTGCAAATGGAAATTGAGCTACATGTATCCCTTTATTTTAAAAAATTGGGAATCATAGttttaagtttcaaaaaaatctgaaaaaaaatcttggatgtagacaatgatgaaatctacaaacatgcaaaatatcaatgtgaaattctttgtattgtagactacacaaaaatgacaaaatttgATAGGTTTTATAGTTCGTGCATTATTCACTATTctcagatccacacgtttgtcaTTTTTATGTAGCCTAAAGTAATAAgaatttcacattgagattttgcaaGTTTGTAGA includes the following:
- the LOC127308309 gene encoding protein YELLOW LEAF 1, choloroplastic, yielding MDNLLLPRPHATLRCSSPSLTLTTAQSPETSIAAALSSGAAARALHRPVSTPPPAAMLPLATMSAPSSLLLRPAAHQRMGGDRGQSWGLLSISGSQSRRNKLNNIISAKANITCCANQTQTATRKSFSGPTSPPSGSVKEKVKPRLDDGGVGFPPFRFGGGGGGGGGGGSSSSGGFILFVIVLLLDYLREFERNLQSGPRRGSDYDNGLAPQ